Proteins encoded by one window of Cylindrospermum stagnale PCC 7417:
- a CDS encoding tetratricopeptide repeat protein → MRTKKQQKSARYILTSTAYPWLKTGIFSCKLTISGLSRLLILGFLIINFGQTKISLAEEKLEIKDFDYWAGLCKLLGDEKKYKEAIPACNEAIAIKPENPDIWIERTEVLLGDANYSEALVSAERALRLKPKYSLALANRCQALFNLGKYAEAVAACDLALRSDGNWGESTAVVAWYNKGIAQSNLGQFSEAIASFNRALEINPQNALTLVDNCQALSKLGRFAEAIAACDLALKTNSNWGNITPAIAWYNKGLAQKKNRQIEESITSFDQAIAINSKDADIWIEHGNALSLLGKIDQASISYEFAVKLSPNYSLALANQGANLNKIGTKETYQKALEVCEKALEGDNKWGDASPSLAWQERGIALAGLGKYEEGLTSIDRAIALSVNSAEIWNNRAAMLWYLGRYSDAMASSNRATKINPKYAQAWFNKGRILRTLERYREALAAYDKALENIGNLTDNSQVANIWANRSVVLWHLSRNKEALASADRAIGINPQLSQGWYNRGVVLLDLARYKEAVTAYNRANILAPNNANILAGKGIALLRLGRLQDAIAAFDETLKVDSGNSLAIANKTIAEQRLQEQLERQKPKLPKLPTTPSKGR, encoded by the coding sequence TTTAGTTGTAAATTAACAATAAGTGGTTTGAGTCGGCTGCTAATCTTAGGATTTTTAATTATTAATTTTGGACAAACAAAAATTTCTTTAGCTGAAGAGAAATTAGAAATAAAAGATTTTGATTACTGGGCGGGTTTGTGTAAGCTGCTAGGAGATGAAAAGAAATATAAAGAGGCGATTCCAGCTTGTAACGAAGCGATCGCGATTAAGCCAGAAAATCCAGATATTTGGATAGAGCGAACTGAGGTACTCTTAGGAGATGCCAATTATTCCGAAGCATTAGTGTCTGCTGAACGAGCCTTGCGCCTCAAGCCGAAATATTCCTTAGCTTTAGCCAACAGATGCCAAGCATTATTTAACTTGGGCAAATACGCCGAAGCAGTAGCTGCTTGCGATTTAGCTCTCCGCTCAGATGGAAATTGGGGAGAAAGTACCGCCGTAGTCGCATGGTACAATAAAGGCATAGCACAAAGTAATTTAGGACAGTTTAGCGAAGCGATCGCCTCATTTAATCGCGCCCTAGAAATTAACCCCCAGAACGCTTTAACATTAGTAGACAACTGCCAAGCTCTATCTAAATTGGGCAGATTTGCCGAAGCCATCGCCGCTTGTGACTTGGCACTAAAAACTAATAGCAATTGGGGTAATATCACTCCAGCAATAGCATGGTACAACAAGGGTTTAGCACAGAAAAAAAATAGACAAATTGAGGAATCAATTACCTCTTTTGATCAAGCAATTGCGATTAATTCTAAAGATGCTGATATCTGGATTGAACATGGTAACGCCTTATCTTTATTAGGAAAAATAGATCAAGCAAGCATCTCTTATGAATTTGCTGTAAAACTCAGTCCAAACTATTCTCTAGCCCTAGCAAACCAAGGTGCCAACCTCAACAAAATAGGTACAAAAGAAACATACCAAAAAGCCCTAGAAGTTTGTGAGAAAGCTTTAGAAGGTGATAATAAATGGGGTGATGCCAGTCCGTCTCTAGCTTGGCAAGAACGGGGAATAGCCCTAGCAGGATTGGGGAAATATGAAGAAGGATTAACCTCTATTGATAGGGCAATAGCGCTCAGTGTGAACAGTGCTGAAATCTGGAATAATCGTGCTGCCATGCTGTGGTATTTAGGTAGATATTCAGACGCAATGGCTAGTAGCAATCGCGCCACTAAAATTAATCCTAAATATGCTCAAGCCTGGTTCAACAAAGGTAGAATTCTCCGCACATTAGAACGTTATCGAGAAGCACTAGCAGCTTATGACAAAGCACTGGAGAACATTGGTAATTTAACTGATAATTCCCAGGTAGCAAATATCTGGGCTAACCGTAGTGTAGTTTTGTGGCATTTATCCAGAAATAAAGAAGCTCTGGCATCTGCTGATCGTGCTATTGGCATCAATCCTCAATTATCTCAAGGGTGGTATAACCGAGGTGTAGTTTTATTAGATTTAGCAAGATATAAAGAAGCAGTTACCGCTTACAATCGCGCCAATATCCTGGCTCCCAACAATGCTAATATTTTAGCTGGTAAAGGCATAGCCTTGTTGAGATTGGGTAGACTGCAAGATGCGATCGCCGCTTTTGATGAAACGTTAAAAGTCGACTCTGGGAACTCTTTAGCTATAGCAAATAAAACCATAGCCGAGCAAAGGTTACAAGAACAGTTAGAGCGACAAAAGCCTAAATTACCAAAATTGCCAACAACACCGAGTAAAGGTAGATAG
- a CDS encoding barstar family protein, which yields MEILLDGKAIFTEYDFHRQIAQLLDFGEYYGNNLDALWDVLTTVVERPVNLIWYNSAISHKNLGGETFQKIVKALQSVQASDQKMGWDTRFEFELC from the coding sequence ATGGAAATTTTACTTGACGGTAAAGCAATTTTTACTGAATATGACTTTCATCGTCAGATTGCTCAACTACTTGACTTTGGCGAATACTATGGAAATAATCTTGATGCCCTTTGGGATGTTCTAACTACAGTTGTAGAACGTCCAGTTAATTTAATTTGGTATAATTCAGCAATTTCTCATAAAAATCTAGGTGGAGAAACTTTTCAAAAAATTGTTAAGGCTTTACAAAGTGTGCAGGCATCGGATCAAAAAATGGGATGGGATACACGGTTTGAGTTTGAACTTTGTTAG
- a CDS encoding DUF6760 family protein — protein sequence MIGYPSDALSEEVACIAYHFHWSLADILSLEHPDRRRWVGEIGKIIQQE from the coding sequence ATAATCGGCTACCCTTCTGATGCGCTGAGTGAAGAGGTAGCCTGTATTGCTTATCATTTCCATTGGAGTTTGGCAGATATTTTAAGTTTAGAACATCCCGACCGACGGCGCTGGGTCGGGGAAATTGGTAAGATTATACAACAAGAATAA
- a CDS encoding phage tail protein, with product MANGNEVPEILTNSRFYLELKLDGSQEPIDGYFMECQGFKRTHDVIEIAEVTPQKMGASKSGLVVRTKLPGNVKNNNLILRRGMTISMTMWNWFKAVEQGNWAKQRRDGSLTIYNQASLEVARFEFKRGWPSSYKITDMNASANEFEVEEVEVVIEDLIRLK from the coding sequence ATGGCAAATGGAAATGAAGTTCCTGAAATTCTCACTAATTCCAGATTTTACCTAGAACTAAAACTTGATGGTAGCCAGGAACCAATAGACGGCTATTTTATGGAATGTCAAGGCTTTAAACGTACCCATGATGTCATCGAAATAGCTGAGGTTACACCCCAGAAAATGGGCGCATCTAAATCTGGTTTAGTAGTCCGGACTAAACTACCTGGTAATGTCAAAAACAATAATCTCATCCTGCGTCGGGGGATGACTATTTCCATGACTATGTGGAACTGGTTTAAAGCTGTGGAACAAGGTAATTGGGCTAAACAACGCCGAGATGGTTCTTTGACCATTTATAACCAAGCTTCTTTAGAAGTTGCCAGATTTGAGTTCAAACGGGGATGGCCTAGTAGTTATAAAATTACTGATATGAATGCTTCAGCTAATGAATTTGAAGTTGAAGAAGTGGAAGTAGTGATTGAAGATTTAATCAGGCTAAAATAA
- a CDS encoding phage tail protein, with protein MAKDEILSCSKFYFNLDGLDDLIVKKVSGVGNTLQTAGDKKSFGVSKGGKSAIQATVTGVTNGKVTVEFVATVQDKRLVEWYSQSHSEPIAGGGTQTKGVRKTGSIILYNQGGEEAARWNLTGIMPQSYKSSKLAAGEEGLSTETVEFAYESLHRIK; from the coding sequence ATGGCTAAAGATGAGATTCTTTCTTGTTCCAAGTTTTATTTCAACTTAGATGGCTTGGACGATCTGATTGTCAAGAAAGTGAGTGGGGTAGGTAACACTCTCCAAACTGCTGGTGATAAAAAGTCCTTTGGTGTCTCCAAGGGAGGAAAAAGCGCGATTCAAGCAACAGTTACAGGGGTAACTAACGGTAAAGTAACTGTCGAGTTTGTCGCTACTGTTCAAGACAAAAGGTTAGTTGAATGGTATAGTCAGTCTCACTCTGAGCCAATTGCTGGGGGAGGCACACAAACTAAAGGGGTACGTAAAACTGGCTCGATTATACTTTATAATCAAGGGGGTGAGGAAGCAGCTCGTTGGAATTTGACAGGGATCATGCCCCAAAGTTATAAATCTTCTAAATTGGCTGCCGGTGAAGAAGGACTATCTACAGAAACAGTAGAGTTTGCCTATGAGTCATTACATCGTATCAAGTAA
- a CDS encoding phage tail protein, with the protein MAQLTPIPNSRYYVEFDGLTNKLIKSVTEVSFAGQTAGHEKPLASTKGGKTLWQTTSGGFEENPNVTIEVYVVEGDMDFYNWMKGSMPKSEGGDGKWNSNRKNGSIVAYDSEDTEVIRWNLANAWIKSYKVSDFTAESKDLAVETFEIVCEQINRIV; encoded by the coding sequence ATGGCTCAGTTAACACCGATTCCTAATAGTAGGTATTACGTGGAATTTGACGGTTTGACGAATAAGTTGATTAAGAGTGTTACAGAAGTAAGTTTTGCCGGTCAAACCGCTGGTCATGAAAAACCTCTAGCATCAACTAAAGGTGGCAAAACACTTTGGCAAACTACCTCTGGGGGTTTTGAAGAAAATCCCAACGTCACTATTGAGGTATATGTCGTTGAAGGGGACATGGACTTTTATAACTGGATGAAAGGTAGCATGCCCAAAAGTGAAGGTGGGGATGGGAAGTGGAACAGTAACCGGAAAAATGGTTCCATCGTTGCCTACGATAGTGAAGATACAGAAGTAATACGCTGGAATTTAGCTAACGCTTGGATTAAGTCTTATAAGGTGTCAGATTTTACTGCTGAAAGTAAAGACTTAGCCGTCGAAACTTTTGAGATTGTCTGCGAACAAATCAACCGGATTGTATAA
- a CDS encoding phage tail sheath family protein — MPRLDYFAPGVYVEEVDRGSRPIEGVSTNIAGFIGFTEDVRGDAEIFKPMLVTSWNEYLEYFAKQGSDGYTDFDAYLPFAVNGWFLNGGGRCWVASIGTKLPGTALPPAEETALKIRTTGNRPSLQFALKPAEDEDANDQPAAAGRINISIIESEPLPPGSPEAEPPLNTGEFFKVIVSRDGEVLEQYDHLSMNPEVEAQVGTYAVTALQDSPFLNVADLGTPGQPLSRRPANGMYEVTPPPVVSTPDRFPRDVQGVRDDRTGLQGIFEIDEITMLSFPDLMRAYQSGILNLDQVHGIMEALVSMCEGNAPGRMVALDPPPCKGGGAPVPPSQMKPQHVAQWLSAFNRRSQFAALYYPWIKVPNPRNGGRPIMVPPSGHMLGVWCRTDETRGVYKAPANDTPRGVIGLAYETNLREQELLNPLGINCIRTFPNRGIRIWGARTLVEPDNVQWRYISVRRLMSYIEKSVELGTQWVVFEPNDQDLWARVTRTVTSFLERLWREGALFGGTAAEAFYVKCDASINTHETMMLGRLYIEVGVCPVRPAEFVIFRFSQWSPNQ; from the coding sequence ATGCCTAGATTAGATTACTTTGCTCCTGGTGTCTACGTCGAAGAAGTAGATAGAGGTAGCCGCCCAATAGAGGGTGTAAGTACGAATATTGCTGGGTTTATCGGCTTTACAGAAGATGTGCGTGGTGATGCCGAAATATTTAAACCGATGTTGGTGACATCATGGAATGAGTACCTGGAATACTTTGCCAAACAAGGTTCCGATGGCTATACAGATTTTGATGCTTATCTACCCTTTGCTGTCAACGGTTGGTTTCTTAACGGTGGTGGGCGTTGTTGGGTAGCTAGTATTGGTACAAAACTCCCAGGTACAGCCCTACCGCCAGCAGAAGAAACTGCTCTGAAGATTCGTACTACTGGCAATCGTCCCTCTTTGCAGTTTGCTCTGAAGCCGGCAGAAGATGAAGATGCCAATGACCAACCAGCAGCAGCGGGACGAATTAATATTTCGATCATCGAAAGTGAACCTCTACCACCAGGAAGCCCGGAAGCTGAACCACCTTTAAATACTGGTGAATTCTTCAAAGTTATTGTCAGCCGGGATGGAGAAGTTCTGGAACAGTACGATCACTTGTCGATGAACCCAGAAGTTGAAGCCCAAGTAGGGACTTATGCTGTAACTGCGCTTCAGGATTCTCCGTTTTTGAATGTGGCTGACTTGGGTACACCAGGACAACCTCTATCTCGCCGTCCAGCAAATGGGATGTACGAGGTGACCCCACCACCAGTGGTATCTACCCCAGACCGTTTCCCACGGGATGTCCAAGGGGTAAGAGACGATCGCACAGGTCTGCAAGGTATTTTTGAAATTGACGAAATTACCATGCTTTCCTTCCCCGATTTGATGCGGGCATATCAAAGTGGCATCCTCAACCTGGATCAGGTGCATGGGATTATGGAAGCCCTTGTTAGCATGTGTGAAGGCAATGCGCCTGGCCGGATGGTGGCTTTAGACCCACCACCTTGCAAGGGTGGTGGTGCGCCAGTACCCCCCAGCCAGATGAAGCCCCAGCACGTTGCTCAGTGGTTGAGTGCGTTTAATCGGCGATCGCAATTTGCCGCCCTCTACTACCCTTGGATCAAAGTCCCCAACCCCCGCAACGGTGGTAGACCAATTATGGTTCCGCCTTCTGGTCACATGCTAGGAGTCTGGTGTCGGACAGATGAAACCAGAGGAGTTTATAAAGCACCAGCTAACGATACACCCAGAGGTGTAATTGGTTTGGCCTATGAAACCAACTTGCGTGAACAAGAACTGCTGAACCCCTTGGGAATCAACTGTATCCGCACCTTTCCCAACCGAGGTATTCGTATTTGGGGCGCTCGAACTTTGGTAGAACCAGATAACGTCCAATGGCGTTACATCAGCGTTCGTCGCTTGATGAGCTACATTGAGAAATCTGTAGAACTGGGAACTCAATGGGTTGTGTTTGAGCCTAACGATCAAGATTTGTGGGCCCGTGTCACCCGTACCGTAACCAGTTTCTTAGAAAGACTCTGGCGGGAAGGTGCTTTATTCGGAGGTACTGCGGCTGAAGCCTTTTACGTCAAGTGCGACGCCAGCATCAACACTCACGAAACTATGATGTTGGGTCGTTTGTACATCGAAGTTGGTGTTTGTCCCGTTAGACCTGCCGAATTTGTGATCTTCCGCTTTAGTCAGTGGTCACCTAACCAGTAA
- a CDS encoding Pvc16 family protein, with protein sequence MISAATQTLAEILAGGISLVSTEQIDFHHPGVGQNVNPRLNLYCYNIRENVYIRQSYCQHSAKQGIPPLPSPRWFDVSFLVSAWDNTCLGEQRLLSEALILLLHHQSLREEMLAPVLRGHGELSMTVSAVHPIDAAALWSALGVPLRPALYVTLTIPFNLQSYPLTKTNQEMLIKTNS encoded by the coding sequence ATGATCTCAGCTGCTACCCAAACTTTAGCAGAAATATTAGCTGGCGGGATTTCCCTGGTCAGTACAGAGCAAATTGATTTCCACCACCCTGGTGTAGGACAGAATGTTAACCCCAGGCTGAACTTGTACTGTTACAACATCCGGGAAAATGTTTATATACGGCAATCCTATTGTCAGCATTCTGCAAAGCAGGGAATACCGCCCCTACCATCACCTAGGTGGTTTGATGTGTCATTCTTGGTAAGCGCCTGGGACAACACCTGTTTGGGCGAACAGCGTCTGCTGTCAGAGGCATTGATACTACTTTTGCATCACCAATCGTTACGAGAGGAGATGCTGGCCCCAGTACTACGCGGTCATGGCGAATTGTCGATGACCGTTTCTGCTGTCCATCCTATCGATGCTGCCGCTTTGTGGAGTGCGCTGGGTGTCCCATTACGTCCAGCTTTGTATGTGACGCTGACAATCCCCTTCAACCTACAAAGCTATCCTTTGACCAAGACTAATCAAGAAATGTTGATTAAAACCAACAGTTAA
- a CDS encoding sensor histidine kinase, which produces MKVATQKLTAHIHLPSSPNNSPSKLSAADVNKMCKLIVQQLATLLSTGAVWTVYQDLDTGGRQLVTEYTADAQTSRRTNRFSSRESHLDLLYLHQEQWLSADLPLLKITEFRLTKHHAYVCCVGEQSLKAAEYIFICTDEPLSPGQQQLLLGNAQILSQYLAMYKERSHNLAEIASLSQALGRAEHQLRNPLALINLYAENLRLALPSGILQEQATLIRKTADELSSKLTDLLYYGQRARLQIKQYDLSTIIAESIKGLQPWLEKKKLQICCPDKPVVVTVDSWQMKQVFDNLLTNAVHFSPEGGTVSCNWHIYSHEVLVEICDRGSGISEDDLKLIFKPYYSRRLGGTGLGLAIAQKIILDHQGNLWAENLPEGGAQFSFTLPR; this is translated from the coding sequence ATGAAGGTTGCTACTCAAAAGTTAACGGCTCACATCCATCTACCTTCCTCCCCGAACAATTCGCCAAGCAAGTTATCGGCAGCTGATGTTAACAAGATGTGTAAACTGATTGTTCAACAGTTAGCAACCTTACTATCGACTGGGGCTGTTTGGACTGTATATCAAGACCTGGATACAGGAGGACGTCAATTAGTTACTGAATATACAGCAGATGCTCAAACATCTCGGAGGACAAATCGCTTTAGCTCTAGGGAATCTCACCTCGATCTTTTATATCTGCATCAAGAACAATGGTTGTCTGCCGATTTACCGTTGCTCAAAATCACTGAATTCCGCTTAACCAAACATCATGCCTATGTTTGTTGTGTGGGTGAGCAGAGTTTAAAAGCAGCAGAATATATTTTTATATGTACTGATGAACCGCTCTCGCCTGGACAGCAACAGTTGCTACTGGGCAATGCTCAGATCCTGAGTCAGTATTTAGCTATGTATAAAGAGCGATCGCACAATCTGGCAGAAATTGCTTCTTTATCCCAAGCACTGGGACGGGCAGAACATCAACTGCGGAATCCTTTGGCACTAATTAATCTTTATGCTGAAAATCTCCGCTTGGCCTTGCCATCTGGCATTTTGCAAGAACAAGCAACCCTAATTCGCAAAACAGCAGATGAACTCAGTTCTAAGTTGACCGATTTGCTCTACTATGGGCAACGGGCAAGATTACAAATTAAGCAGTATGACTTGTCAACAATTATTGCTGAGAGCATTAAAGGTCTGCAACCCTGGCTGGAGAAAAAAAAATTACAAATATGCTGTCCCGATAAGCCTGTGGTTGTGACAGTTGATAGCTGGCAGATGAAACAGGTTTTTGACAATTTATTGACTAATGCTGTTCATTTTAGCCCAGAAGGTGGGACGGTGAGCTGCAATTGGCATATTTATAGTCATGAAGTTTTGGTAGAAATTTGCGATCGCGGTTCCGGAATTTCCGAAGACGACTTGAAGCTAATATTTAAACCTTATTATTCTCGGCGTCTGGGGGGCACTGGGTTAGGGTTAGCGATCGCTCAAAAAATTATTCTTGACCATCAAGGCAACTTGTGGGCAGAAAATCTCCCTGAAGGTGGCGCTCAATTCTCCTTTACCCTACCGCGATAA
- a CDS encoding response regulator, with protein sequence MNGKKELISILLVDDEPHFRQGIRTLLNFYNNSSGVDLDIVGEAASVEQALKLTAEQHPALILLDLELPPDDGITALLRLGELSYHGKVLILSAHQQDEWVFRAMQAGAWGYVFKDQLATQLCQAISTVMDNKVYLPPEVATGFFRLFHYYTGHSLNSGNGIHLTEREREVLNWLVQGASNEQIAGHLYITVATVKAHLTAIFEKLGVTSRTQAIVKALKLGLVCP encoded by the coding sequence ATGAACGGGAAAAAAGAGCTAATCTCAATTCTGCTTGTAGATGACGAACCCCACTTTCGGCAAGGAATACGCACTTTATTAAACTTTTACAACAATAGCAGTGGTGTAGACTTAGATATTGTGGGTGAGGCAGCTTCCGTTGAGCAAGCATTGAAGTTAACTGCTGAACAACATCCCGCTTTGATTTTACTGGACTTAGAACTGCCTCCAGATGATGGAATTACTGCCCTACTCCGCCTCGGAGAATTGTCTTATCACGGTAAAGTGCTAATCTTGTCAGCACACCAGCAAGATGAATGGGTATTTCGAGCCATGCAAGCTGGCGCTTGGGGTTACGTTTTTAAAGACCAATTGGCTACCCAATTATGTCAAGCTATCTCCACTGTAATGGATAACAAAGTATATTTACCCCCAGAAGTAGCTACTGGCTTTTTTCGTTTGTTTCACTATTACACTGGTCACTCCCTCAACTCTGGTAATGGCATTCACTTAACCGAACGAGAGCGAGAAGTATTAAACTGGTTAGTCCAAGGAGCTTCTAATGAACAAATAGCCGGACATCTTTATATTACAGTTGCCACCGTCAAAGCTCATTTAACAGCAATATTTGAAAAATTAGGCGTAACTAGCCGCACCCAGGCAATTGTTAAAGCTTTAAAGTTGGGTTTAGTTTGCCCCTAG
- a CDS encoding DUF4255 domain-containing protein, with the protein MSNYLAIATATATLQRTLQASVQGEVDGARVTTLRPDRLNSGSPEAGINIFLYDILLNPAWRSADLRQRYSEEKFVKRLQTGLDLYYLLTTYGNEVELEPQRLMGSVIRTLNSKSIINQQTIRDTVADSTFTFLVGSDLDAQVEAITITPTDLNIEEISKIWSTLFQTPYSLSIAYKASVVLIDGGDIPKKPLPVKNLQRHVTPYQPAIAQIKVLEELSKLWKAPQAPVSLILATSTLLIQGDKLSADITEVSIGNVKIVAETVTDKQITLNLSSIPIESLRAGVQSLQVIHPRQQVTSNVMPIMLRPTIQAISLSNQQSKDDDTRSADVTVEVDFAIDPGQRVTLILTELSVSQWSGYSFDQTKNRRANSHLITFAITDCLPGTYLVRLAVDGAESLLTVDTDRQSSTFEQYIAPILVIS; encoded by the coding sequence ATGAGTAATTATTTAGCTATTGCCACTGCAACTGCGACTCTACAAAGAACTTTGCAGGCCAGTGTACAAGGAGAAGTGGATGGCGCGAGGGTAACAACTCTCAGACCTGATCGCTTAAATAGTGGATCACCAGAAGCAGGAATTAACATTTTTCTTTACGACATTTTACTTAATCCTGCTTGGCGCAGTGCTGATTTACGTCAACGCTACTCGGAAGAAAAATTTGTTAAACGATTGCAAACAGGTTTGGATCTCTACTACTTGTTGACTACCTATGGAAATGAGGTGGAGTTAGAACCACAACGGCTGATGGGTAGCGTCATTCGCACCTTGAATAGTAAATCAATTATTAACCAGCAGACGATTCGGGACACAGTAGCAGACTCAACTTTTACGTTTTTAGTAGGTTCTGACCTCGACGCGCAAGTAGAAGCGATTACGATTACTCCCACTGACCTGAATATCGAAGAAATATCTAAAATTTGGTCTACACTTTTTCAGACTCCTTACTCATTATCGATAGCTTATAAAGCGAGTGTGGTCTTGATTGACGGTGGTGATATCCCCAAAAAACCCTTACCTGTCAAAAATCTTCAGCGCCATGTTACACCATACCAACCAGCGATCGCGCAAATCAAGGTACTAGAAGAACTATCCAAACTCTGGAAAGCCCCGCAAGCGCCAGTATCCTTGATTCTTGCTACCAGCACATTGCTAATTCAGGGCGACAAGTTAAGCGCAGATATTACTGAAGTAAGCATCGGGAATGTGAAAATAGTCGCCGAAACAGTAACCGATAAGCAGATTACTCTAAATCTCTCGTCAATACCGATAGAATCCCTGCGGGCAGGTGTCCAGAGTTTACAGGTAATTCACCCTCGTCAACAGGTCACCTCTAATGTAATGCCGATTATGTTGCGCCCGACAATTCAAGCGATCAGTTTGTCTAATCAACAGAGTAAAGATGATGACACGCGATCAGCTGATGTCACTGTAGAAGTCGATTTCGCAATTGATCCAGGGCAACGAGTAACTTTGATCTTGACTGAACTTTCAGTTTCACAATGGTCAGGTTACAGCTTCGACCAAACTAAGAATAGACGCGCCAATTCCCACTTAATTACCTTCGCAATTACCGATTGTTTGCCAGGAACCTATCTAGTCCGTTTGGCTGTAGACGGTGCAGAAAGTTTGCTGACAGTTGATACAGATCGCCAAAGTTCGACGTTCGAGCAGTATATTGCACCTATTTTGGTGATTTCATGA